TAAACATCGCATCGGTGCTGTGAATATGCGGCCAAAGTTGAGCCGTTTTTCGGTTTGAATTCAGGTGTAAGTCAGGATTGATTTTGTGAAGCACCTCATTGGTGTCAATCAGTTTGGCGCCCAGTTTTTTCTGTGCCCAGTCTGCAATCGCATTTGTCTCGGCAAGGTGCGGTGAGCAAGTCACATAGGCAAGAACACCACCAGGCTTTAGTGCCGCCCAGGCGCTGGCTAGCAGCTCTTCTTGAAGTTTGGTCAACTCGGCTACATCGGCCTGCTGTTTTCTCCAGCGTGACTCAGGACGCCTGCGCAGGGCTCCCAGACCGGTGCAGGGTGCATCAAGAAGGATTCGATCATATTCTTCGGGAGTGGTGCTTCCAATAAGCCTGCCGTCAGCAACGGTGACTTTCAGGCGCGGGTCAACCAAGCTCAAGGCCTGACTGACTAATTTGGCGCGATGAGGTGCAACCTCGTTGCAAACCAGTGTGGCCCCCGCTAGCTTGGCTTCGGCCGCCAGCAAAGCGGCTTTTCCACCCGGTCCGGCACACATGTCCAGCCAGGTTTCATTTTCAGCTGCGTCCGTGGCCTCTACTAAGGCCAACGCGGCTAACTGTGAGCCTTGGTCCTGAACGCGAATACGGCCCTCACGGAAAGCAACCAAGTTATTCGGGTCACCCCCATCAAGCTGGGCACCGATTGGGCTTGCCGGTCCGATTGGTAAGTCTTCGAAGTCGCGTTTGGTCGCTATTCCCGGAAGGCCAACCAGGCTGACCAAAGGCGCGATATTGTCTGCGAAAAGTAAATCTTCAAGCTCGGTACCGCGGTTGTCGAGTTTCAGCGCCTGCTCAAGAGCTCGAACCACCCAGATAGGGTGACTGAATTCGACGGCTAGACGCTCGTGTGGGTTTTCTAGGCCATTCAAAACCACCTGCAGCCATTCATCTCGGGTTCGTTCCGAGACCCTTCGAAGGACACCGTTAACAAAGCCGACCGCTCCCCGACTCAAATAGTGCTTGGCTAGCTCAACAGTCTCACTGAGTGCTGCGTGAGATGGAACGCGCATCCCGAGGATTTGGTGTGCTCCCAGTCGAAGAAAAACCAAAGCCGAGATGTCAATTTCATCGCTGTAGCGCTGAGCGCATTCCTCAACTACGCGATCGTAGAAAAGCTGCCACCGGAGAGTTCCAAAGGCAAGTTCCTGGGCAAAAGCGGTGTCTCTTGAATCCAGTCGAGCCTTCTCAAGCAACTTTGGAAGAAGGAGGTTTGCATAGGCATCATCTTTTTCAACCGCCATGAGCAAATCAATAGCCACTTCACGCGCACTGATTCTTCGTTCGTTTTTAGCCATTAAATGAAGAGAACTTTCTGATCGGACTTAATTCCGCGCATCCAATCAGAAGCGCGCATGATCTGTTTGCCTGCAGGCTGTACTTCTTTGAGTTCTAGCAAGGATCCGTGGCCACAACTCACCAAAACACGATTACCGCTGTGGACCAGTGACCCTGCTTCGAAATCAGTGCCCTCGAGGGCTGCCCAGTCAACTGCACCCAACGCCCGCGCGGCGATTACTCTAAAAGACTCACCATCAAGGGTGGTCCATGCCATCGGTTCTGGATTCATGGCACAGACTAGGTGCTCAATTTGGTGAGCCGATTCATTCCAATTGATATGCGCAAGTTCTCGATTGAGTTTAGAGGCCAGAGTGGCGACTGCCGTCTCATCCTGAGGAGTAGTTACTGCCAAACCAGCGGCAACTCGTGGAATAACCTCGAGTAGCCCCGATATACCGAGGTTAGTTAGTCGATCCAAGAGCTCCCCTGATGTTTCACCCGGGGTGATCTCGGTTGGGATGATGCTGTGAATTGGGCCGGTATCCATGCCCTCATCAAGTTGGAATATCGAGACTCCGGTGGTTGCATCACCGTTCAAAATTGCGTGCTGAACTGGTGCTGCACCTCGCCACCGTGGGAGCAGGCTGTAGTGAAGGTTTATCCAACCCTTTGGCAACGCCATTAAAGTCTCGGTTCGGAAAATCGCCCCGAAGGCTACAACTACGCCTAGGTCTGCTCCAAGCAATTTGATTTCTTCAAGGACACTAGGGTCAACTCGATTTGCCTTGATGATTGGCAATCCGAGTGATTCTGCGGTTTGAGCAACCGGCGAAGGAGTCAAGACCTTTTTTCGGCCAATGGGTGCATCTACGCGAGTCAGGACACCAACGATTTCAACTCCGTTTTCATGGAGCGACGATAGTGTCCGCGCAGCGTTTAGCGGCGTGCCCGCGAACAAAACTTTCAAACCCAACCGTGCCTT
This portion of the Rhodoluna limnophila genome encodes:
- a CDS encoding transcription antitermination factor NusB codes for the protein MAKNERRISAREVAIDLLMAVEKDDAYANLLLPKLLEKARLDSRDTAFAQELAFGTLRWQLFYDRVVEECAQRYSDEIDISALVFLRLGAHQILGMRVPSHAALSETVELAKHYLSRGAVGFVNGVLRRVSERTRDEWLQVVLNGLENPHERLAVEFSHPIWVVRALEQALKLDNRGTELEDLLFADNIAPLVSLVGLPGIATKRDFEDLPIGPASPIGAQLDGGDPNNLVAFREGRIRVQDQGSQLAALALVEATDAAENETWLDMCAGPGGKAALLAAEAKLAGATLVCNEVAPHRAKLVSQALSLVDPRLKVTVADGRLIGSTTPEEYDRILLDAPCTGLGALRRRPESRWRKQQADVAELTKLQEELLASAWAALKPGGVLAYVTCSPHLAETNAIADWAQKKLGAKLIDTNEVLHKINPDLHLNSNRKTAQLWPHIHSTDAMFIALMQK
- the fmt gene encoding methionyl-tRNA formyltransferase, which gives rise to MKVLFAGTPLNAARTLSSLHENGVEIVGVLTRVDAPIGRKKVLTPSPVAQTAESLGLPIIKANRVDPSVLEEIKLLGADLGVVVAFGAIFRTETLMALPKGWINLHYSLLPRWRGAAPVQHAILNGDATTGVSIFQLDEGMDTGPIHSIIPTEITPGETSGELLDRLTNLGISGLLEVIPRVAAGLAVTTPQDETAVATLASKLNRELAHINWNESAHQIEHLVCAMNPEPMAWTTLDGESFRVIAARALGAVDWAALEGTDFEAGSLVHSGNRVLVSCGHGSLLELKEVQPAGKQIMRASDWMRGIKSDQKVLFI